DNA from Desulfuromonas sp. AOP6:
GATCTTGATCCAGATGGTCGAACCGGCCACGGCGATCCAGGATTGCGGATCTTGCAGCGCCCCCAGGCCGAGCAGGATACCCAGCGCGGTTCCCAGCGCCACCAGGCCGGCGGCCAGATTGACCAGCCCCACCAGGGTGGCCCATTTCTCCGGCCGGGGAGGCGACTCTCCCCGCTTGAGGGCGACTTCGGAATAATCGCGCTTGCCGAATATCCGCCAGGTCCGCCGCAGCCAGAAGAAGGCCATGGGGAACAGGGCGAGAAACAAAACCCACTGCAGCACGAAATTGAAATAGTAGTTGAACATAATCAGACTCCCGTCATCCTCTACAGACCCGAAACACCGTTTAAAACGAACCCTTTTTACCTGATGAAGAAGGCTGCAATCAATATAAATCTGAAAAAAAACCCCGCCAGCGCACTGGCGGGGTAAACAAATCAAACTGACATTCTGTAATTAGCGTATGGAAAGCCTAGTGTCCGTGGCTTCCATCCACAGCCTTGGCACCACGAGGTACGCGGACGCTTTCGACCAGGTGCTGGATGTGCTCGGGGGGAGCTGCGGTCATCTTGCTGACCACATAAGCCACGCCGAAGTTGATCAGGGCACCGATGGCACCGAAGGCCTCGGGGGTGATGCCGAAGAAGGCGTTGGCGCCGCCGATCAGACCGAGATAATCGGTTCCCTTGATGAAGAAGATCCCCTTGTGAGCAAAGACGTAGAACAGGGTAACCGTCAGACCGGCGACCATGCCGGCGATGGCACCTTCTTTGTTCATGCGCTTGTTGAAGATACCCATCATCAGACAGGGGAAGAGGGAGCTGGCGGCGATACCAAAGGCCAGGGCCACGGTACCGGCGGCGAAGCCCGGCGGGTTGAGGCCGAGGTAACCAGCAACCACGATGGAGCCGGCCATGGCGATCTTGCCGGCCATCAGTTCAGCCTTTTCACTCATGTTGGGCATCCACATGTCCTTGAGCAGGTCATGGGAGATAGCCGAGGAGATGGCGAGGAGCAGACCGGCCGCGGTGGAGAGAGCGGCGGCCAGACCACCGGCAGCAACCAGGGCGATGACCCAGTTGGGCAGCATGGCGATCTCAGGATTGGCCAGAACCATGATATCGGCGTTGACTGAAAGCTCGTTACCTTGCCAGCCAGCCGCTTGGGCCTTGGCCAGAACCTCGGGGTTCTTCGTCTTGTCGTTGTAGTACTGGATGCGGCCGTCGCCGTTCTTGTCGTCGAACTTGAGCAGGCCGGTCACTTCCCAACGCTGCATCCAGGCCGGACGCTCTTCGTACACGATGCTGTTTTCCGTGGCATACATGTCGCCATCCGACATAACGGCCTTGTTGACGGTAGCGTGCAGGTTCATTTTGGCCATGGCGGCCACGGCAGGCGCGGTGGTGTAAAGGATGGCGATGAAGACCAGGGCCCAGCCGGCAGAGTAACGGGCGTCCTTAACCTTGGGCACCGTGAAGAAGCGCACGATGACGTGGGGCAGACCGGCGGTGCCGATCATCAGGGAGACCGTGTAGACGAACATGTTCAGCTTGCTGCCCGGCACCGACGTCGTATATTCGGCGAAACCGAGGTCGGTCACGATGAGGTTGAGCTTCTCCAGCAGGCTGACGCTGCTGCCAACCATGTCGGAGCCAAGGCCCAGCTGGGGGATGGGGTTGCCGGTCAGCTGCAGCGAGATGAAGATGGCCGGAACGGTATAGGCCAGAATCAGGACGCAGTACTGGGCGACCTGGGTGTAGGTGATGCCCTTCATGCCGCCGAAAACGGCATACATGAAAACGATGGCCATTCCGATGTAGATACCGGTTGCGTTGGAGACGCCGAGGAAGCGGGAGAAGGCGACACCGACGCCGGTCATCTGACCGATGATGTAGGTCAGAGATGCCGTCAGCAGACAGATGACCGCCACCGAGCTCGCGCCCTTGGAATAGAATCGGTCCCCGACGAACTGCGGCACGGTAAATTTACCGAACTTGCGCAGGTAGGGAGCCAGGAGCATGGCCAGCAGAACGTAGCCGCCGGTCCAGCCCATAAGAAAGAGAGAGCCGCCGTAGCCCATATTAGCGATAAGGCCGGCCATGGAGATGAACGATGCGGCCGACATCCAGTCAGCGCCGGTAGCCATACCGTTCAGGACAGGGTGAACGCCGCCGCCGGCGACATAGAATTCACTGGTGCTCCCGGCTCTGGCCCAGATGGCGATGCCGATATAGAGAGCAAAAGTGAGACCAACGACAAGATAGGTGATTGCTGCGAGACTCATGTAGGCTCCTCCCTTATTGCTCGTGAACGTCAAATTTTTCGTCGATCTTATTCATCAGAAACGCATAGATGAAGATAAGAGCCACGAAGATGTACATCGATCCCTGCTGAGCGAACCAGAATCCCAGCGGGTAGCCTCCCAGACTGATGTTGTTGAGAGCATCGGCAAACATAATGCCCGCCCCGTAGGACACCACAAACCAGACCACCAGGATCTGGCCTACCAGTGTTAGTACTGACTTCCAATACGCTTGTGCACTTCTGTCCATAAAATCCTCCTCCTGGTTGGGGAAAATGGCGAATCGCCATTTCACCATGCGAAACCTTCCCTTTCGTTTGCAAACCTAGTGTTCATTCTAGCGGCAAAAATCATTTCGTCTATTTTGCCTGAGCACCTCCTAGCTAAAAAAGTAGTTTAATTGACCCTGAACCCTCACATCAGAAACCGCTTTTCACACCGCGAGTAAATCAAAAACATGCATATCCAGTGAACGTTGTTATTTTCAGCAAAACCTTATTTCACTGACTTTGGTTTCAATTATCGCCAAAGAGATCCACATGTCAACAAAAAATTAAAACTCTGTTTGAATTTTTCACACCTAGCGAGATCACGATGGGATAAAAAAAACAGAAAACCATTTCAGCACAAGTAGTTAACCCCATAAAACAGTTCACCCCAAAGACTCACACCCTAACTGGAAATGAAGCCCATCCGAGAACTAATCACATCCCCTGCCCCACAGAGGGAAGCCAGCAGCCCCATCGACAACCCGTCCACATCGAGGCGAAAATCAGGTCCAACTACCGTCAAGGCCCCGACCACTCGACCGCCGGAAGCCAACAGGGGCACTGCCAGAGCGGCACTACCCTGCCCAACACCATGCAGATCAGCACAGGCTCCACATTCAAGGATCGCCGCATCCTCAGCCGGCAACAAAACGGCCTCCAGACATGAACCCGCGGCACCGGCCACGCCATGCTCAAAAGCCTGCAAGACCCGCCCTGCCGCGCAGCCCCCCAGGGGAAACCTCTTGCCCACCAGAGAAACCACCTTCACCTGCTGAGAACAATCCACGCCATCGAGAAACAGCGCCTCATCTCCCCGACGCACCACCAGGTAGACCGCCTCACGATATTCACGGGCCAATGCCTCCATGACGGGTTTCGATTTGCGCAACAGATCCATCCGAGACAGGAGCTTCTGACCAACCTCATAGGCCAGCGGCCCCAAGCCATAACCTCCCGCCCCCTTGCGACGCTCCACATAGCCTCGACTCTCAAAGGTCGCCAGCAGGCGAAAAACACTCGCCTTGTTCATCCCCAACCGCTCACTCAGCTGCGAAAGGGTGATTTCCTCATCCTGATCCCCCAGCGCCTCAAGCAGCATCAAGGCATTCTCCACAGACTGCACGCTGTAATCGCCACGCTCCCTGACACGCATAGTCAGCCCCCACCCCCACATCAAATCTGGGATAATTTATTACAACGTTCTATGTTTTATCGACGTTTACTCTATAGTTTTTGGACGGTTGCGAAATAATAGGAAAACAAATCGATCAATGCAATCATTTTTTATAATACTGTTTTATTTTTTTATGCCTCCAAGGTCGTTCTTGTCCCAACGATACAAGAAGCAGGGTTGCAGATTGGGCAGGACTGGGCTATATTGCCGGGCAATTTCACGCCAAAGGAGACAGCCATGATTACGGCCATCAGCCCCCTCGACGGGCGTTATGCATCCAAGGTTACCGAGCTGACCGAGTGTTTTTCCGAATATGCCCTGTTGCGCAACAGGGTGAAGGTCGAAGTCCTCTGGCTTCTGGCCCTGGCCGCCGAAGCCGGCATTCCCGAATGCCGAGCCGTCAACGCCAGCGAGGAGGCTTTTCTGCGCGGCATCGTCACCGACTTCACCCCGGCGGAAGCCGAGAAGGTCAAGGCCATCGAGGCCGTCACCAACCATGACGTCAAGGCGGTGGAGTACTACCTTAAAGAGAAGATCGCCGGCACCTCCCTCGAAGACCTGTCTGAGTTTCTCCACTTCGCTTGCACTTCGGAGGACATCAACAACCTCTCCCACGCCCTTATGCTCAAGGACGGGCTGGCAGCGGTGATCCCCCAGCAGCAGGCGATCATCGATCATCTACGGCAGCTGGCCGCCCAGTTTCGCGAAGTACCAATGCTGGCCCGCACCCACGGACAGACGGCCTCACCCACCACCATCGGCAAGGAGCTGGCCGTCTTCGTCGCCCGCCTGCAGAAGCAGAGTGAGCACATTGCCGCGGTCGAAATTCTCGGCAAGCTCAATGGCGCCGTCGGCAACTTCAACGCCCATCTCAGCGCCTATCCGCAGGTCGACTGGATCGTTCTGGCCCAAGGGGTTATCGAAGGGGAGCTAGGACTGAAGCAGAATCTTTTCACCACCCAGATCGAGCCCCACGACTACATGGCCGAGCTCTTCGATGCATTCACGCGCTGGAACACCATTCTCACCGATCTCAACCGCGACATCTGGACCTACATCTCCATGGCCTATTTCGGCCAGAAGACCGTGAAGGGGGAAATCGGCTCCTCGACCATGCCCCACAAGGTCAACCCCATCGATTTCGAGAATTCCGAGGGGAACTGCGGCCTGGCCAACGCCATCTTTTCCCACCTGTCGCAGAAGCTGCCCATATCCCGCCTGCAGCGCGACCTGACGGACTCCACCGTGCTGCGCAACATGGGAGTCGGTTTTGGTTACAGCCTCATCGCCTACCGCTCGACCCTCAAGGGCCTGGGCAAGCTCAAGCTCAACGAACAGAAGCTGGCCGACGACCTTGACCACGCCTGGGAGGTGCTGGCGGAACCCATCCAGACAGTCATGCGCAAGGCAGGAATCGAAAAGCCCTACGAAAAACTCAAGGAACTGACCCGCGGCCAGCAGATCGACCGCGACACCATCCGTGTCTTCGTGGAAGGCCTTGATCTGGCCCCGGCGGACAAGCAGCGCCTGCTCGACATGACGCCGGCCAGCTACACCGGCATGGCGGCGGCGCTCGTCGAAAAGCTTGACTGATTCGCAGCCCTTTTGTGAAAAAGCCGGCCCCACAGGGTCGGCTTTTTTTATGGTGGCCTCGTGAAGGCGTTGTCAGACCGCCAAATACCGGAACCCGGCTAAGAGCGAAACAGCCAAGGACGGGCTAACCCCCTGTTTTTGAACGACATAGAAAGAGGGGTCCAGCTTGGTGACAATTTTGCAGTGCTCGTGGCGAACCGGGCCTCGCCTCGGACATTTCCTTCATCTGCGGAGACACCATGAAGATCGTTGTTACCCTGGTCGGCGTGCTCGCAGGCGCCTTTCTCTACAGCTCCCACAATCGTTTATTGCTGAGTGCCGCCATCTGCGGCCTCCTGGCCTGGCTGTGGGTGCGCCTCCAGCACCTGCAGGCCCGCCTGGGCAACCTGGAGTACCGCCTGAACGAGGCCCTTCATTCACTGGAAGCGGCCAAGCAGTCCTCGGCGCAGCACAGCGAATCTCCACGGGACAAGGCCCCCGCCTCCAGCGAGGAGTTCCTGTTCGAAATCGAGGCACAGGAGCCCCTGCCCCCCCGGGAAGTGCCGGTACGCGCCGCCACAGCTGTGCGGCCGACGCCACCCCCGACGAGACCGGCGGTGTCACGGCCTATGCCAAAGAAAGCTCCTCAGAAACCGGCGCAACAGATCGAGCTATGGAACATCCTGGTCTCCTACTTCACCGGCGGCAACGTGGTGGTACGGGCCGGGGTGGTGGTGCTGTTTTTCGGCGTCGCTTTCCTGCTGAAATACTCGGCCGAGCGTAACTTTATCCCCATCGAACTGCGCCTGCTGGGAGTCGGCCTGGGCGCCATCGCCCTGCTCCTGTTCGGCTGGCGCCTGCGGGTCAAGAAACCGGCCTACGCCCTGATCGTCCAGGGAGCCGCTGTCGGCATCCTCTACCTGACCATCTTCGCAGCGATGCGCCTCTACCACCTGCTGCCGGCAGGGCTGGTGCTCCCCCTGCTCGTCGCTTTGTCGATCCTCTCGGCTACCCTCGCCATTGCACAGGACGCCCGCAGCCTCGCCGTCATTGGCATCCTCGGCGGCTTTCTGGCGCCGATTCTGACCTCGACGGGCGAGGGGAGCCACGTCATGCTCTTCAGCTATTACGCCCTGCTCAATGCCGGCATCTTCTATACGGCCTGGCACCGCTCCTGGCGGGAGCTCAACCTGCTCGGCTTCGTCTTCACCTTCGCCATCGGCGCCCTGTGGGGACACGGCAATTACCGCCCCGAACTGTTCGCCACCACCGAACCCTTCCTCATCCTCTTCTTCCTTTTCTATTTCATGCTGGGGATTCTTTTCGCCCGCAACCAACCCTTCGACTTCAAAGGGTACGTCGACGGCACCCTGGTGTTCGGCACCCCCATCGTCTGCTTCGGCCTGCAGGCCGTACTGGTGAGGCCCTATGAATATGGCCTGGCCTGGACGGCCCTGGCGGCAGGACTGCTCTATACCGGTACCGCCTGGCTGCTGTTCCGCCGCGGCGGCCCCGCCATGCGCACCCTGGTGGAGGCCTTTATGGCGACGGGCGTGGTGCTCGGCACCATCGCCATCCCTCTGGCCCTCGATGGCCGCTGGACCTCCGCCGCCTGGGCCCTTGAAGGGGCGGCCATCGTCTGGCTCGCCCTCCGCAAGGGGCGCTGGATGCCCCGCGCCTTCGGTCTCGCCCTTCAGCCTCTGGCCGGCTTTGCCTTCCTGACGGCGGCCGCAGTACCGCCACCGAACCTCCCCCTGGTCAACAGCGCCTTTCTTGGCTGCCTGGCCGTGGCCTTCGCCGGCTTCTTCAGCGCCGGGGTTCTCTACCGTTACCGCGACAGCGTCCCCACCGCCCGCATGGAAAGCGCCCTCCCCCTGGTCTGGGCGCTGCTGTGGTGGTTCGGCGGCGGGCTGCAGGAGATCAACACCTTTGTCTACTCCCCGTACCGGCCGGCAACCAGCCTGGCCTTCTTCGCTCTCTCGGCCGCCCTCGCCTTTTTCATCGGCGAAAAACAGCGCTGGGAGGATATGAAGCACGTCTACAAGGCGTTGCTGCCGGCCATGATTTTCTCCTTCGCCCAGACGTTCTGGACCGTGAACCGCCATCCCTTCACCCACGGTGGCGTGATCGCCTGGCCACTGGCCTTCGCGGTTCTCTATACCCTGCTCCATCGTGATCGGCAAAGCAGCCTGGCCCGGCACCTCGCCACCCTGCACCTGGGGGCGCTGCTGCTGCTCATCGCCCTGGTGACCTGGGAGGCGGCCTGGTGGACCGACCACCTGGTCCGCGGCGCCGATATCTGGCCGCTGGTCACCTGCGCCCTGGTGCCGGCACTGTTCGTCCTGGCCCTGAGCCGCCGCTGGAATGCCGCTGTGTGGCCTCTCACGGACTACCGGCGAACCTACCTGGTCTACGGTCTGACCCCGGTGATCTTCGCTCTGTGGGGGGGCTCGATCCAGATTAACCTGATCAATGCGGGCGGGGCGCGGCCGCTCCCTTACCTTCCCCTGCTCAACCCCCTCGACCTGACCCAGGCTTTTGTCTTTTTGGCGATGGGATTCTGGAGCACCACGCTCACCCGCCATCTGGGGGAGCAGCCCTTCGGTCTCGAGCGCGTCCCCCGGCTGGCCCTATTTGGCGGCACGATTTTCTTCTGGCTCAACGCCGTGCTCATTCGCACCCTGCACCATTGGGGCGGGGTGCGCTTTTCCTCCCAGGCCATGGCTGCCTCCGACCTGGTGCAGACCTCCCTCTCCATCTTCTGGACCCTGTCGGCCCTGATGATCATGCTGTGGGCCTCGCGCCGGCAGGTGCGGGTGTTGTGGCTGGTGGGGGCCGGCCTGGTCGCCGTCGTCATCCTCAAACTCTTTGCCGTCGACCTCGCCAACACCAGTACGATTGAACGCATCGTCTCCTTCATCGGCGTCGGGGTGATCTGCCTGATCATCGGCTATCTGGCACCTCTGCCCCTGCGTGCCCGGGAAGGCTCGGAGACTTCATGAAAATCCTGTTTGCCACATTGATTCTTCCCCTGGTGCTGGCCGGCGCTTCCGGCCCAGCCGCAGCGGCTCCGACACCGGACGCATTCGCCTACGGCCTGCCCCTGGAGACGACGGAAGACAACGCTCTGATCGAGGTGATTCTTCCCCTCGCGGTCTACCAGGGAGTCACCCGCGACGACCTGGGCGACCTGCGGGTCTTCAACGCCGACGACCAGGTGGTGCCCCACACCCTGCGCCAGCCGATCCGCACCCGGCAAAGCGAAGAGACGCTCACCACCGAGCTCCCCTTCTTTCCCCTTCGGGGGGAGGCGGCGCCCATCGGCAGCGATCTCTCCCTGCGGGTCGAACGCTCGGCCGAAGGCACCATCGTCGATGTGCGCGCGAACGAATCGGCCTCTGCCTCCAACGACCCCCCGGTCGCTGCCTACCTGATCGACGCGAGCGCCCTGGAAGACGGTATCGACGGACTGAAGCTGAGCTGGCAGCAGACCGAAGCGAATTTTCTGGGCCAGGCGATTCTCGAGGCGAGCGACGACCTCAAAGTCTGGCGCCCCCTGGCCACCGCCGCGGTCGCCAACCTGACCTGGCAGGGGCATCATCTCGAACAGCAGAAGATCTCCCTGCCGCGCACCCGGGCGACCTACCTGCGCCTGCGCTGGCCGGCCGGCCAGGAGCCCCTCGCTCTGGCGTCCGTCGCCGTAGTCACCCGTACCGACATCCCGGTGGCGCAGCCCCCACGTCAGAGCTTCGAGCAAGAGGCCATGGCCATCGCCGGCGAGCCGGGAAGCTACCGGGTGGATCTTGACGGCGCTGTCCCCATCGACTCGGTGCGCATCCGTCTGCCCGGCAACAACACCCTGGCGCAGGTGCGGCTCTTTTCGGGCGCAACCCGCGAGCAACCCGGGCACGAACGCTGGCGAGGAATGGTCTACACCCTGAATATTCGTGGCCAGGAGCTGCGCAACGATGCCATCATGCTCCCGCCGACGCGGCACCGCCACTGGCTCCTGACCTTCGAGCAGAACGGCGAGACCACTCACCCCACCCCGGTGCTGGAGTTCGGCTGGCAGCCCGACACCCTGGTCTTTCTCGCCCAGGGCGCAGGCCCCTTCCGCCTCGCCTACGGCAGCGGCCAGGTGTCTGCACCAAA
Protein-coding regions in this window:
- a CDS encoding sodium:solute symporter family protein, with protein sequence MSLAAITYLVVGLTFALYIGIAIWARAGSTSEFYVAGGGVHPVLNGMATGADWMSAASFISMAGLIANMGYGGSLFLMGWTGGYVLLAMLLAPYLRKFGKFTVPQFVGDRFYSKGASSVAVICLLTASLTYIIGQMTGVGVAFSRFLGVSNATGIYIGMAIVFMYAVFGGMKGITYTQVAQYCVLILAYTVPAIFISLQLTGNPIPQLGLGSDMVGSSVSLLEKLNLIVTDLGFAEYTTSVPGSKLNMFVYTVSLMIGTAGLPHVIVRFFTVPKVKDARYSAGWALVFIAILYTTAPAVAAMAKMNLHATVNKAVMSDGDMYATENSIVYEERPAWMQRWEVTGLLKFDDKNGDGRIQYYNDKTKNPEVLAKAQAAGWQGNELSVNADIMVLANPEIAMLPNWVIALVAAGGLAAALSTAAGLLLAISSAISHDLLKDMWMPNMSEKAELMAGKIAMAGSIVVAGYLGLNPPGFAAGTVALAFGIAASSLFPCLMMGIFNKRMNKEGAIAGMVAGLTVTLFYVFAHKGIFFIKGTDYLGLIGGANAFFGITPEAFGAIGALINFGVAYVVSKMTAAPPEHIQHLVESVRVPRGAKAVDGSHGH
- a CDS encoding DUF3999 domain-containing protein, whose translation is MKILFATLILPLVLAGASGPAAAAPTPDAFAYGLPLETTEDNALIEVILPLAVYQGVTRDDLGDLRVFNADDQVVPHTLRQPIRTRQSEETLTTELPFFPLRGEAAPIGSDLSLRVERSAEGTIVDVRANESASASNDPPVAAYLIDASALEDGIDGLKLSWQQTEANFLGQAILEASDDLKVWRPLATAAVANLTWQGHHLEQQKISLPRTRATYLRLRWPAGQEPLALASVAVVTRTDIPVAQPPRQSFEQEAMAIAGEPGSYRVDLDGAVPIDSVRIRLPGNNTLAQVRLFSGATREQPGHERWRGMVYTLNIRGQELRNDAIMLPPTRHRHWLLTFEQNGETTHPTPVLEFGWQPDTLVFLAQGAGPFRLAYGSGQVSAPNTPVEAFLRANGNGKTPGMTPAAAIAGEPYVLGGEERLQPAPLPIPWKKYLLWGILVGGVLLIGVLAASLHRQMHANQGKP
- a CDS encoding DUF2339 domain-containing protein, which produces MKIVVTLVGVLAGAFLYSSHNRLLLSAAICGLLAWLWVRLQHLQARLGNLEYRLNEALHSLEAAKQSSAQHSESPRDKAPASSEEFLFEIEAQEPLPPREVPVRAATAVRPTPPPTRPAVSRPMPKKAPQKPAQQIELWNILVSYFTGGNVVVRAGVVVLFFGVAFLLKYSAERNFIPIELRLLGVGLGAIALLLFGWRLRVKKPAYALIVQGAAVGILYLTIFAAMRLYHLLPAGLVLPLLVALSILSATLAIAQDARSLAVIGILGGFLAPILTSTGEGSHVMLFSYYALLNAGIFYTAWHRSWRELNLLGFVFTFAIGALWGHGNYRPELFATTEPFLILFFLFYFMLGILFARNQPFDFKGYVDGTLVFGTPIVCFGLQAVLVRPYEYGLAWTALAAGLLYTGTAWLLFRRGGPAMRTLVEAFMATGVVLGTIAIPLALDGRWTSAAWALEGAAIVWLALRKGRWMPRAFGLALQPLAGFAFLTAAAVPPPNLPLVNSAFLGCLAVAFAGFFSAGVLYRYRDSVPTARMESALPLVWALLWWFGGGLQEINTFVYSPYRPATSLAFFALSAALAFFIGEKQRWEDMKHVYKALLPAMIFSFAQTFWTVNRHPFTHGGVIAWPLAFAVLYTLLHRDRQSSLARHLATLHLGALLLLIALVTWEAAWWTDHLVRGADIWPLVTCALVPALFVLALSRRWNAAVWPLTDYRRTYLVYGLTPVIFALWGGSIQINLINAGGARPLPYLPLLNPLDLTQAFVFLAMGFWSTTLTRHLGEQPFGLERVPRLALFGGTIFFWLNAVLIRTLHHWGGVRFSSQAMAASDLVQTSLSIFWTLSALMIMLWASRRQVRVLWLVGAGLVAVVILKLFAVDLANTSTIERIVSFIGVGVICLIIGYLAPLPLRAREGSETS
- the purB gene encoding adenylosuccinate lyase, with translation MITAISPLDGRYASKVTELTECFSEYALLRNRVKVEVLWLLALAAEAGIPECRAVNASEEAFLRGIVTDFTPAEAEKVKAIEAVTNHDVKAVEYYLKEKIAGTSLEDLSEFLHFACTSEDINNLSHALMLKDGLAAVIPQQQAIIDHLRQLAAQFREVPMLARTHGQTASPTTIGKELAVFVARLQKQSEHIAAVEILGKLNGAVGNFNAHLSAYPQVDWIVLAQGVIEGELGLKQNLFTTQIEPHDYMAELFDAFTRWNTILTDLNRDIWTYISMAYFGQKTVKGEIGSSTMPHKVNPIDFENSEGNCGLANAIFSHLSQKLPISRLQRDLTDSTVLRNMGVGFGYSLIAYRSTLKGLGKLKLNEQKLADDLDHAWEVLAEPIQTVMRKAGIEKPYEKLKELTRGQQIDRDTIRVFVEGLDLAPADKQRLLDMTPASYTGMAAALVEKLD
- a CDS encoding DUF4212 domain-containing protein, with product MDRSAQAYWKSVLTLVGQILVVWFVVSYGAGIMFADALNNISLGGYPLGFWFAQQGSMYIFVALIFIYAFLMNKIDEKFDVHEQ
- a CDS encoding IclR family transcriptional regulator gives rise to the protein MRVRERGDYSVQSVENALMLLEALGDQDEEITLSQLSERLGMNKASVFRLLATFESRGYVERRKGAGGYGLGPLAYEVGQKLLSRMDLLRKSKPVMEALAREYREAVYLVVRRGDEALFLDGVDCSQQVKVVSLVGKRFPLGGCAAGRVLQAFEHGVAGAAGSCLEAVLLPAEDAAILECGACADLHGVGQGSAALAVPLLASGGRVVGALTVVGPDFRLDVDGLSMGLLASLCGAGDVISSRMGFISS